One genomic region from uncultured Treponema sp. encodes:
- the sppA gene encoding signal peptide peptidase SppA, with protein MKIKFSKENYSKKGLAVFACTIILAATIFIFNTASSALNKNAKSTTSAVSNSDSKIKDKLLGKKENKFPKNEYIAKLFIKGVISEANDSYNQEWILSTIKDLQEDTNNRGIVLVINSPGGGVYQADEVFLALEKYKKETERPVYAYFTSLAASGGYYVGCAADYIMANRNSLTGSIGVIAGQFTDLTGLMEKWGIKSTTIHAGRNKLMGNFNEPMTQEQREIMQSIADECYEQFTDIVAESRGLSKEEVYKLADGRIYTASQAKEASLINSIGTLDELIETMQRKEFDFAEYETADFSYQKEDSIYSLIMGSAKEFKKASLGIPDAVMEVLEPQIEFPAYYYK; from the coding sequence ATGAAAATAAAATTTTCAAAAGAAAATTATTCAAAAAAAGGGCTTGCAGTTTTTGCCTGCACAATTATTCTTGCAGCCACAATTTTTATTTTTAACACAGCAAGTTCCGCTTTGAACAAAAATGCAAAAAGCACAACTTCCGCAGTTTCAAATTCAGATTCAAAAATCAAAGACAAGCTGCTCGGAAAAAAAGAAAATAAATTTCCGAAGAACGAATACATCGCAAAACTTTTTATAAAAGGCGTGATTTCCGAAGCAAACGATTCGTACAACCAAGAATGGATTTTGTCCACAATAAAAGATTTGCAGGAAGACACGAACAACCGCGGAATTGTCCTTGTGATAAATTCTCCGGGCGGCGGAGTTTATCAGGCTGATGAAGTTTTCCTTGCGCTTGAAAAATACAAAAAAGAAACCGAACGTCCGGTTTACGCATACTTCACTTCTCTTGCGGCGAGCGGCGGATATTACGTTGGATGTGCCGCTGACTACATAATGGCGAACAGAAATTCTCTCACAGGAAGCATCGGCGTTATCGCAGGTCAGTTTACAGATTTAACCGGGCTAATGGAAAAATGGGGAATCAAGTCAACGACAATCCACGCAGGGCGCAACAAACTCATGGGAAATTTCAACGAGCCAATGACGCAAGAACAGCGGGAAATAATGCAGTCAATCGCAGATGAATGTTACGAGCAGTTCACGGACATTGTCGCAGAAAGCCGCGGACTTTCAAAAGAAGAAGTCTACAAACTTGCGGACGGAAGAATCTACACAGCATCGCAGGCAAAGGAAGCGTCCCTCATAAATTCAATAGGAACTTTAGACGAGCTTATTGAAACAATGCAGCGAAAAGAATTCGACTTTGCTGAATACGAAACTGCGGATTTTTCGTATCAAAAAGAAGACAGCATTTACAGCCTGATTATGGGAAGCGCAAAAGAATTCAAAAAAGCTTCATTGGGAATTCCTGACGCTGTAATGGAAGTTTTAGAGCCGCAGATTGAATTTCCGGCTTATTATTACAAGTAG
- a CDS encoding regulatory protein RecX — MYEITPSVGSAFFLRSCYLSLLSEENLFAGAEFSDEEASDLLNAAVVYGAEFAAMTYLARAEHCRAGLERKFLKKGIEKSAVKKALDYLEQCGNLSDERFAGAWLRSRSIDHAEGRIRLAAELASRGVDRVASKKALDEFFSEKDELEICRRAYKKCRLFKNDLDKIKASLVQKGFTLKQIGIVVSEEDSYL; from the coding sequence GTGTACGAAATTACGCCTTCTGTTGGGTCTGCATTTTTTTTGCGTTCATGTTATCTTTCTCTTTTATCCGAAGAAAATCTTTTTGCTGGAGCGGAATTTTCTGATGAAGAAGCTTCGGATTTGCTGAATGCGGCGGTTGTTTATGGCGCGGAATTTGCCGCAATGACATATCTTGCGCGCGCCGAACATTGCCGTGCCGGACTTGAACGAAAGTTTTTAAAAAAGGGAATTGAAAAATCAGCTGTAAAAAAAGCCTTGGATTATCTTGAGCAGTGCGGAAACTTAAGCGATGAAAGGTTTGCCGGTGCTTGGCTAAGAAGCCGTTCAATCGACCATGCTGAAGGAAGAATTCGGCTTGCGGCTGAACTTGCATCCAGAGGCGTTGACCGAGTGGCTTCAAAAAAAGCTCTTGATGAATTTTTTTCAGAAAAAGACGAACTTGAAATTTGCCGCCGCGCTTATAAAAAATGCCGGTTGTTTAAAAATGACTTGGACAAAATAAAAGCCTCTCTTGTTCAGAAAGGCTTTACTCTAAAGCAAATTGGAATTGTTGTTTCAGAGGAAGATTCCTACTTGTAA
- the rpsI gene encoding 30S ribosomal protein S9, translating to MIKNLAIGTGRRKTATARVFMREGSGKIVVNGKDIKDYFATESQARLVIQPLLVTSNVNKYDILINVCGGGLNGQAAACLHGVSRALTQVDPDARPSLKANGYLTRDSRMVERKKYGQRGARRRFQFSKR from the coding sequence GTGATTAAGAATTTAGCTATCGGTACAGGAAGAAGAAAAACTGCAACTGCTCGTGTTTTTATGCGCGAAGGTTCAGGAAAAATTGTTGTTAACGGAAAAGATATAAAAGACTATTTTGCAACAGAATCACAGGCTCGTCTTGTAATTCAGCCGCTTTTGGTTACATCAAACGTAAACAAATATGATATTCTTATCAATGTTTGCGGTGGCGGACTTAATGGTCAGGCTGCAGCTTGCTTGCATGGAGTTTCTCGTGCTTTGACTCAAGTAGATCCAGATGCACGTCCTTCTCTTAAGGCAAACGGCTATCTTACACGCGACTCTCGTATGGTTGAGCGTAAGAAGTACGGTCAGCGTGGTGCTCGCCGCAGATTCCAGTTCAGCAAACGCTAA
- the rplM gene encoding 50S ribosomal protein L13, producing the protein MKTYFAKNEDVKNDWYVIDASGKTLGRVAAKAASVLRGKHKASYTPNSMCGDFVVIVNAEKIQVTGKKADNMLYRHYTGYVRGLRSYSFNTLIEKHPTEPLKRTIWGMLPHNRLGRKIIGNLKIYEGPEHPHAAQNPKPLEV; encoded by the coding sequence ATGAAAACTTATTTTGCTAAAAATGAAGATGTAAAAAATGACTGGTATGTCATCGATGCATCTGGAAAAACTTTGGGACGCGTAGCTGCAAAAGCTGCTTCTGTTCTCCGTGGAAAGCACAAAGCTTCTTATACACCGAACTCTATGTGTGGTGATTTTGTTGTAATCGTTAATGCTGAAAAAATTCAGGTTACAGGCAAAAAAGCTGACAATATGCTTTATCGCCATTATACAGGTTATGTACGTGGTTTGCGCTCTTATTCATTCAATACTCTTATTGAAAAACATCCTACAGAGCCTTTGAAGAGAACAATTTGGGGAATGCTTCCTCATAACCGCCTTGGACGCAAAATTATCGGAAACCTTAAGATTTACGAAGGTCCAGAGCATCCTCATGCAGCTCAGAACCCAAAACCTCTTGAAGTTTAA
- the rbr gene encoding rubrerythrin translates to MELKGSKTEENLKTAFAGESQARNKYTFFASKARKDGFVQIAKIFEETAENEKEHAKLWYKYLNGGIKSTAENLKDAAEGENYEWTDMYSSFAKTAREEGFIDIAQKFEGVAAIEKTHEERYRKLLDNVTNECVFSKDGDVIWQCSNCGHICVGKKAPDICPVCAHPQSYFEVKAENY, encoded by the coding sequence ATGGAATTGAAAGGTTCAAAAACTGAAGAAAATCTTAAGACGGCTTTTGCAGGTGAATCTCAGGCTCGCAACAAGTATACATTTTTCGCAAGCAAGGCCCGCAAAGACGGATTCGTGCAGATTGCAAAAATTTTCGAGGAAACTGCTGAAAATGAAAAGGAGCACGCGAAGCTTTGGTACAAGTATCTTAACGGCGGAATAAAAAGCACTGCGGAAAATTTAAAGGATGCCGCGGAAGGCGAAAATTACGAGTGGACAGATATGTATTCTTCGTTTGCCAAGACAGCGCGTGAAGAAGGATTTATCGATATTGCCCAGAAATTTGAAGGTGTCGCTGCGATTGAAAAAACACACGAAGAGCGTTACCGCAAGCTTTTGGACAACGTTACAAATGAATGCGTTTTCAGCAAGGACGGAGACGTTATCTGGCAATGCTCAAACTGCGGACATATCTGCGTAGGAAAAAAAGCGCCCGACATTTGTCCTGTTTGCGCCCATCCGCAAAGCTATTTTGAAGTAAAAGCTGAAAATTATTAG
- a CDS encoding AzlD domain-containing protein, which produces MKESYSLLMALAAIFVSGAVIYGTRLLPFIAFSRKNPPAIIRFIEKYTPSLIMAVLVVYCFKDTSFLSSPFGIPHLAASVATVVIHLAFKNSMVSIFSSTVIFMVLSRIM; this is translated from the coding sequence ATGAAAGAATCTTACAGCCTTCTGATGGCTTTGGCAGCTATTTTTGTTTCCGGGGCAGTTATTTATGGAACTCGCTTGCTTCCGTTTATTGCCTTCAGCAGAAAAAATCCGCCTGCGATAATCCGCTTTATTGAAAAATACACGCCGTCTTTAATTATGGCGGTTTTGGTCGTTTATTGCTTCAAGGACACAAGTTTTTTGAGTTCTCCTTTTGGAATTCCGCATTTGGCAGCTTCCGTGGCGACTGTTGTAATTCACCTTGCATTCAAAAATTCCATGGTGAGCATTTTTTCAAGCACTGTGATTTTCATGGTTTTGTCCAGAATTATGTGA
- a CDS encoding AzlC family ABC transporter permease, with protein sequence MNRYVFAQALKITAPVFFGYIAIGIGFGMLLANAGYPWWLAVLSGLIMYTGSGQYFIVGQLASGASFAEIILVQFLLSIRHIFYGLSLISKYKNAGGKKHYLIFAITDETFALVQGIEVPPRVNKISFYAIVSALDQSYWCLGSLIGAVAYTVMDRYGLGKFLNGVDFALTSLFIVLLIEQLKSSKDCVPALAGGIAAVISVALYKTGVFGSSNIIWVSICAALGVMLLVRGPSFFAKEKILSNSKSEELA encoded by the coding sequence ATGAACCGCTATGTTTTTGCCCAGGCACTGAAAATAACCGCGCCTGTGTTTTTTGGATATATTGCAATTGGAATCGGATTCGGAATGCTGCTTGCGAACGCGGGCTATCCTTGGTGGCTTGCCGTTCTTTCGGGGCTTATTATGTATACTGGTTCCGGGCAATATTTTATAGTCGGTCAGCTTGCTTCGGGAGCTTCTTTTGCTGAAATAATTCTTGTTCAGTTTTTGCTTAGCATCCGCCATATTTTCTACGGACTTTCACTTATTTCAAAATATAAAAATGCCGGCGGAAAAAAGCATTATCTTATTTTTGCAATTACAGACGAAACTTTTGCGCTTGTTCAGGGAATTGAAGTTCCGCCTCGTGTGAATAAAATTTCGTTTTATGCGATTGTTTCCGCGCTGGATCAAAGCTACTGGTGCTTGGGAAGTCTTATTGGCGCTGTGGCTTACACTGTTATGGATCGCTACGGACTTGGAAAATTTTTAAACGGAGTCGATTTTGCGCTCACTTCGCTTTTTATAGTTCTTTTGATTGAGCAGCTGAAATCTTCAAAGGATTGTGTGCCTGCCTTGGCTGGCGGAATTGCCGCTGTAATTTCCGTTGCGCTTTATAAAACCGGCGTTTTTGGCTCGTCGAATATAATCTGGGTTTCAATTTGCGCGGCTCTTGGAGTTATGCTTTTGGTAAGAGGCCCGTCATTTTTTGCAAAAGAAAAAATTCTTTCAAATTCTAAATCGGAGGAATTGGCATGA
- a CDS encoding ABC transporter ATP-binding protein, which yields MNGSTVSINSVSKHFGSFHALDDISITIKQGEFFSLLGPSGCGKTTLLRIIAGFEFPDEGAVLFDDKNVVPLPPNKRQSNTVFQSYALFPHLSVYENVAFPLRLKKIDKKTIDEKVKEYLHLVQLDQHIYKKPNQLSGGQRQRVAIARALINEPKVLLLDEPLSALDAKLRANLLVDLDALHDKIGITFIYVTHDQSEALAVSDRIAVMNQGKVLQVGTPFEIYESPATQFVAQFIGETNLFESTVVSCEPHKNSKGEDEFNVTLNTPVLGLQAKLKGETQAMREEDKNILVTDYDHTDPGQKVCFTIRPEKIRITLEEPNVGGRKDINVFKGIVEEPVYTGFQSKFYVRLENGAIIKVFKQHTNYLDDGPEIAWKDEVFVSWSADDGYIVEDINT from the coding sequence GTGAACGGAAGTACAGTTTCTATTAACAGCGTGTCCAAGCATTTTGGTTCGTTCCATGCGCTTGACGACATCAGCATTACAATTAAGCAGGGGGAATTTTTTTCTCTGCTTGGACCGTCCGGCTGTGGAAAGACAACACTTCTCCGCATTATCGCAGGATTTGAATTTCCTGATGAAGGCGCAGTTCTTTTTGATGACAAGAATGTTGTGCCTCTTCCGCCTAACAAACGCCAAAGCAATACAGTTTTCCAAAGCTACGCGCTTTTTCCGCATCTTTCAGTTTATGAGAATGTCGCATTTCCGCTTCGCTTAAAAAAGATTGACAAAAAAACAATCGACGAAAAAGTAAAGGAATACTTGCATCTTGTTCAGCTTGACCAGCACATTTATAAAAAGCCGAATCAGCTTTCCGGCGGACAAAGACAGCGTGTGGCAATTGCAAGGGCGCTCATAAACGAACCGAAAGTTTTACTCCTTGACGAGCCTCTTTCTGCGCTTGATGCAAAGTTGCGCGCAAATCTTTTGGTTGACCTTGACGCGTTGCACGACAAAATCGGAATCACATTCATTTACGTTACCCATGACCAAAGCGAAGCACTTGCCGTAAGCGACAGAATCGCTGTAATGAATCAGGGAAAAGTTCTTCAGGTTGGAACGCCATTTGAAATTTACGAAAGCCCTGCGACACAATTTGTAGCGCAATTTATAGGCGAGACAAACCTTTTTGAAAGCACAGTTGTTTCCTGCGAGCCTCACAAGAATTCCAAGGGAGAAGATGAATTCAATGTAACTCTGAATACTCCAGTTCTTGGACTTCAGGCAAAGCTCAAGGGCGAAACTCAGGCGATGCGCGAAGAAGACAAAAATATTCTTGTTACAGACTATGATCACACAGATCCGGGGCAGAAAGTCTGCTTTACAATCCGCCCGGAAAAAATCCGCATAACGCTTGAAGAGCCGAATGTAGGCGGAAGAAAAGACATCAATGTTTTCAAAGGAATTGTAGAAGAGCCGGTTTACACAGGATTTCAGTCTAAATTCTATGTGCGCCTTGAAAACGGAGCAATCATAAAAGTATTCAAGCAGCACACAAATTATCTTGACGACGGCCCGGAAATTGCCTGGAAAGATGAAGTTTTTGTTTCCTGGTCGGCAGATGACGGCTACATTGTTGAGGACATAAATACATGA
- a CDS encoding ABC transporter permease, producing the protein MKSKQEKKEHKSFQLKLASKAYGAKYKKANPGPAYAWPMGAWFSLFFIVPLVIIVCYSFLKRDVYGGVTREFSLKAYEQMLSPAYGLIFLRTLWITIIATAVTIIISLPCGYAMARSKHQTLLLILVIVPFLTNSLIRIFAWITILGDNGLFNQLLSNLHGIICKITGSTKEFVPHKFMFTREAVILVSIYMYLPYAILPVFTAVDRFDFTLLEAARDLGATKMQSMFKVLIPGIKSGILSAVIFTFIPIFGTYTVPQLVGGKDSYMLGNIIVDQVQKVRNWPLASAFSLVITVISMAGVLLMLSTGKKEADLNKKLNKEDTTSSIAESISKVSLEGSK; encoded by the coding sequence ATGAAAAGCAAGCAGGAAAAGAAAGAGCATAAAAGCTTTCAGCTCAAGCTGGCTTCAAAAGCTTACGGCGCAAAATACAAGAAGGCGAATCCCGGTCCAGCTTATGCCTGGCCAATGGGAGCTTGGTTTTCACTTTTCTTTATTGTGCCGCTAGTCATAATTGTATGCTACTCATTTTTGAAGCGCGATGTTTACGGCGGAGTTACAAGGGAATTTTCACTTAAAGCCTACGAGCAGATGCTGAGTCCAGCTTACGGTCTTATATTTTTGCGCACGCTTTGGATTACAATAATTGCCACAGCAGTTACAATTATCATTTCACTTCCTTGCGGATATGCGATGGCAAGAAGCAAGCACCAGACGCTTCTTTTGATTCTTGTTATTGTTCCGTTTTTGACAAACAGCCTCATAAGAATTTTCGCTTGGATTACAATTCTTGGCGACAACGGACTTTTCAACCAGCTGCTTTCAAATTTGCACGGAATTATTTGCAAGATAACCGGCTCTACAAAAGAATTTGTTCCGCATAAATTTATGTTTACGCGCGAGGCAGTTATTCTTGTAAGCATTTATATGTACTTGCCTTATGCGATTCTTCCAGTTTTTACAGCGGTGGACAGATTTGATTTTACACTGCTTGAAGCTGCCCGGGATCTTGGCGCGACAAAAATGCAGTCAATGTTTAAAGTTCTGATTCCGGGAATTAAAAGCGGAATCTTGAGCGCAGTAATTTTTACATTTATTCCGATTTTTGGAACATACACAGTTCCGCAGCTTGTAGGCGGAAAAGACAGCTATATGCTTGGAAACATAATTGTTGACCAAGTTCAGAAAGTGCGCAACTGGCCGCTGGCTTCAGCATTCAGCCTTGTAATTACAGTTATAAGCATGGCGGGCGTTCTGCTCATGCTTTCAACAGGAAAAAAAGAAGCGGACTTGAACAAAAAACTGAATAAAGAAGACACAACATCAAGCATCGCCGAAAGCATTTCCAAAGTAAGCCTCGAAGGAAGCAAATGA
- a CDS encoding ABC transporter permease yields the protein MKNPILLLNKKYKSIPKSESNRHAKRQWKKRNPKFSLSNTILCLSILFLFLPLFVIVFFSFNESKDTTFTNFSFIWYQKLIFSSKPLWHALLNSFIVAITSAITATVLGTLAAIGISWYKFFGKSYIQSISFLPMVLPEVIMGISLLIFFSGIKLSLGLFTIFIAHTTFCLPFVYLMVSARIDEFDYSIIEASHDLGANEFQTLTKVIVPAIMPGIISGFMMSITMSFEDYVITALVSGPGSTTLPLYVYSLIRFGVSPVINSLSFVLILIICAIAILLRSRLKTFAASR from the coding sequence ATGAAAAATCCGATTTTATTACTGAACAAAAAATACAAGTCGATTCCCAAAAGCGAGTCAAACAGGCACGCAAAACGCCAGTGGAAAAAGCGCAATCCAAAATTCAGCTTGTCGAACACGATATTGTGCCTTTCAATTTTATTTTTGTTTTTGCCGCTGTTTGTAATTGTGTTTTTTTCATTCAACGAATCAAAAGACACAACATTTACAAACTTTTCGTTCATTTGGTACCAGAAACTCATATTCAGCTCAAAACCTTTGTGGCACGCGCTTTTAAACAGTTTTATTGTAGCCATAACATCTGCAATTACAGCAACTGTTCTTGGAACTTTGGCAGCAATTGGAATCAGCTGGTACAAATTCTTCGGAAAATCCTACATCCAGTCAATCAGCTTTTTGCCGATGGTTCTGCCGGAAGTAATCATGGGAATTTCGCTTTTGATTTTTTTCAGCGGAATAAAACTTTCTCTCGGTCTTTTTACAATTTTTATTGCGCATACAACATTCTGCCTTCCATTTGTTTATCTTATGGTAAGCGCAAGAATTGACGAATTTGACTATTCAATTATAGAAGCAAGCCACGACCTGGGCGCAAACGAATTTCAGACGCTTACAAAAGTAATTGTTCCTGCAATCATGCCTGGAATTATTTCCGGCTTTATGATGAGCATAACAATGTCGTTTGAAGATTACGTTATAACGGCTCTTGTTTCAGGACCAGGAAGCACTACACTTCCGCTTTACGTTTATTCGCTTATAAGATTCGGCGTAAGTCCTGTAATCAATTCACTTTCTTTTGTGCTGATTTTGATAATCTGCGCAATTGCAATCCTGCTTAGAAGCCGACTTAAAACATTTGCGGCATCAAGATAA
- a CDS encoding extracellular solute-binding protein, translating to MKKRVCSIISAFIACASVSFFSCKEENEVYLYNWTYYTPDEVLRDFEKEFNCTVKVDSYASNEEMYAKLRAGAKGYDIVVPSQDYCSIMIKQGMFRELDQSKMTNKSHINPLVFEKATYDPQMKYCVPYYLGAAGIAVNKTKVSADYEKTWNIFADKQFAGHATMMDDMREVIGDALTTLGYSINTVDQNELKKASDYIIKNWKPNLVKFDAEGFGKSFASGDFWLCQGYAEVVFGEVPEDKWEETIDFFIPAEGGPSYLDSMCILKDAPHYDLANEFVNYIHRPEVYAKFLDAFHFPCFVNKDAAQYMTTKAMYEADQMSNCVLKEDLGEDLDKYNELWQEIRFSE from the coding sequence ATGAAAAAAAGAGTTTGCTCAATTATTTCAGCTTTTATCGCCTGCGCTTCTGTTTCATTTTTTTCATGCAAGGAAGAAAATGAAGTCTACCTTTACAACTGGACTTACTACACGCCGGATGAAGTTTTGCGCGACTTTGAAAAAGAGTTCAACTGCACAGTAAAAGTAGACAGCTACGCTTCAAATGAAGAAATGTACGCAAAACTAAGAGCCGGAGCAAAAGGCTACGACATAGTTGTTCCGTCCCAAGATTACTGCTCGATTATGATTAAGCAGGGAATGTTCCGCGAGCTTGACCAGAGCAAAATGACAAACAAAAGCCACATAAATCCGCTTGTATTTGAAAAGGCAACTTACGATCCGCAAATGAAATACTGCGTTCCATATTATCTTGGAGCCGCCGGAATCGCCGTAAACAAAACAAAAGTTTCCGCGGATTATGAAAAAACTTGGAACATTTTTGCAGACAAGCAGTTTGCAGGACACGCCACAATGATGGATGATATGCGCGAAGTTATCGGGGACGCTCTTACAACTCTTGGCTACAGCATAAACACAGTTGACCAGAACGAACTAAAAAAAGCTTCGGACTACATAATAAAAAACTGGAAGCCAAACCTTGTAAAATTCGACGCTGAAGGATTCGGAAAGTCATTTGCATCCGGCGACTTCTGGCTTTGCCAAGGATATGCGGAAGTTGTGTTCGGCGAAGTTCCAGAAGACAAATGGGAAGAAACAATCGATTTCTTTATTCCAGCGGAAGGCGGACCTTCTTACCTTGACAGCATGTGCATTCTGAAAGACGCGCCTCACTACGACCTTGCCAATGAATTTGTAAACTATATTCATCGCCCGGAAGTCTACGCTAAATTCCTTGACGCATTCCACTTCCCTTGCTTTGTGAACAAAGATGCCGCCCAGTACATGACAACAAAAGCAATGTACGAGGCAGACCAAATGTCAAACTGTGTTCTAAAAGAAGATCTTGGAGAAGACTTGGACAAATACAATGAGCTTTGGCAGGAAATAAGATTTTCTGAATAG
- the aroA gene encoding 3-phosphoshikimate 1-carboxyvinyltransferase encodes MKIIAKKTSLNGHIQVPGSKSHTIRALLLASLAEGTSYIRNPLPSADCLSASRAVPLMGAKIELEEGSVKIGQTWTVEGAGNKIHLPSNIVDVGNSGSLLYFMSPIAATFEGWSVFTGDESIRKRPVSHVVDALRQLGAQAFTAEEKSGTCPMLIKGPINSSNTVKTGGELSQYVSGMMMAACRLNGTLKIELSNPKETPYLYMTQKWLESCGVKVRMSEDFKHIEVDGPVKIKAFDKVIPSDWEAVAFPLIAALITDSELVIDNVDLSGTQGDEAIVEVLKSLGADIELDKQTCSLKVRGGTKASNGTGRLSTELLKDKELHVNLSGFPDAVCALAAISCFVEGTVFIEDIGVCRRKETDRIKVLKSELEKLGAQVEEGEDFLVIHGHSPVLADGKPNPEFVLHGAEVESYLDHRVAMSLACLGLGLKEGHEVKVKDAECCSVSFPEFFEAMNKIGAGFTQV; translated from the coding sequence ATGAAAATCATTGCTAAAAAAACAAGCCTTAACGGGCACATTCAAGTTCCTGGCTCTAAGTCGCATACAATCAGAGCGCTTTTGCTTGCATCCCTTGCAGAAGGAACTTCATATATACGAAATCCGCTTCCAAGCGCAGACTGTCTTAGCGCAAGCCGCGCAGTTCCGCTTATGGGCGCAAAAATCGAACTGGAAGAAGGCTCTGTAAAAATCGGGCAGACTTGGACAGTTGAAGGAGCAGGAAACAAAATTCACTTGCCAAGCAACATTGTTGACGTAGGAAATTCCGGCTCGCTGCTTTATTTTATGTCGCCAATCGCAGCCACATTTGAAGGCTGGAGCGTGTTCACTGGAGACGAAAGCATAAGAAAACGCCCCGTAAGCCACGTTGTAGACGCATTAAGGCAGCTTGGTGCTCAGGCATTCACTGCGGAAGAAAAAAGCGGTACTTGCCCGATGCTCATAAAAGGCCCGATAAATTCAAGCAACACGGTAAAAACAGGCGGTGAGCTTAGCCAGTATGTTTCTGGAATGATGATGGCGGCTTGCAGACTGAACGGAACTCTCAAAATCGAACTTTCAAATCCAAAAGAAACTCCTTATCTTTACATGACCCAAAAATGGCTTGAAAGCTGCGGAGTAAAAGTCAGAATGTCAGAGGACTTTAAGCATATAGAAGTTGACGGTCCTGTAAAAATAAAGGCATTCGACAAAGTAATTCCAAGCGACTGGGAAGCTGTGGCATTTCCGCTGATTGCAGCCTTGATTACAGACAGCGAGCTTGTAATTGACAACGTGGACTTAAGCGGAACTCAAGGCGACGAAGCAATTGTTGAAGTTTTAAAATCCCTTGGAGCAGACATTGAGCTTGACAAGCAAACCTGCTCGCTCAAAGTGCGCGGCGGAACAAAAGCCAGCAACGGAACAGGAAGACTTTCCACGGAACTTTTAAAAGACAAGGAGCTTCACGTAAATCTTTCTGGATTCCCCGATGCTGTTTGCGCTCTTGCCGCAATTTCGTGCTTTGTGGAAGGAACTGTATTTATTGAAGACATTGGAGTTTGCCGCAGAAAGGAAACAGACCGCATAAAAGTTCTAAAGAGCGAACTTGAAAAACTCGGCGCGCAAGTAGAAGAAGGCGAAGATTTTCTGGTTATCCACGGACATTCGCCAGTTCTTGCTGACGGAAAGCCAAACCCGGAATTTGTCCTGCACGGCGCAGAAGTTGAAAGCTACCTTGATCACAGAGTTGCAATGAGCCTTGCATGCCTGGGACTTGGATTAAAAGAAGGTCATGAAGTAAAAGTAAAAGACGCGGAATGCTGCTCTGTAAGCTTCCCGGAATTCTTTGAAGCCATGAACAAAATAGGAGCCGGATTCACACAAGTCTAA